From Agelaius phoeniceus isolate bAgePho1 chromosome 27, bAgePho1.hap1, whole genome shotgun sequence, one genomic window encodes:
- the LOC143695937 gene encoding uncharacterized protein LOC143695937, with the protein MPWDTEGEQELSMESREDKCPRQNLVAEAVLSGSTAQEANGEEKPRSCRTRRGCKRRWRGCEGERASLGREGGRRWSQSSELVLHEQLHDGEKPHTCVEIGKSFRWNCDLIVHQRIHTGERPYECGECGKTFSRSSHLIRHQRIHTGERPHECGECGKCFSRSSHLIQHQRIHTGEQPYECGECGKRFSQSSALILHQRTHTGEKPYECGECGKSFSQSSSLIKHQRTHTGERPYKCSECGMHFSQSSSLITHQRTHTGERPYECSKCGKGFRISSHLLLHYRIHMEERPFQCPKCGKGFKHNSNLVTHRRIHTGERPYECPQCGKSFSSSSNLTQHQRRHR; encoded by the exons atgccctgggacactgagggag agcaggagctgagcatggagagcagggaggacaaatgcccgcggcagaacctggtggcagaggccgttttgagcggctccacggcgcaggaagccaacggggaggaaaagccccggagctgccgcacgaggaggggctgcaaacgcagatggcggggatgtgagggggaaagagccagcctgggccgggaaggcggccggagatggagccagagctcagagctggtgctccatgagcagctccatgatggggagaagccccacacgtgcgtggagattgggaagagcttcaggtggaactgcgACTTGATTgtgcaccagaggatccacactggggaacggccctatgagtgtggggagtgtgggaagaccTTCAGCCGTAGCTCCcacctgatcaggcaccagaggatccacactggggagaggccccatgagtgtggggagtgtgggaagtgCTTCAGCCGGAGCTCTCACCTGATCcagcaccagaggatccacactggggaacagCCCTACGaatgtggggagtgtgggaagcgtttcagccagagctccgccCTGATCctgcaccagaggacccacactggagagaagccctacgagtgtggggagtgtgggaagagcttcagccagagctccagcctgatcaagcaccagaggacccacactggagaaAGGCCATACAAGTGTTCTGAGTGTGGGATGcacttcagccagagctccagcctgatcacgcaccagaggacccacactggggagaggccctatgagtgttcCAAGTGTGGGAAGGGGTTTAGGatcagctcccatctcctcctgcactatcggattcacatggaggagaggcccttccaatgccctaagtgtgggaagggattcaagcacaactccaacctcgtcacccaccggcgcatccacacaggggagaggccctacgagtgtccccagtgtgggaagagcttctccagcagctctaacttgacccaacaccaacggaggcaccggtaa